In Paenibacillus guangzhouensis, a single window of DNA contains:
- a CDS encoding VanW family protein has product MKRIHIGFIVVAFIALVGVGTWGWLHSYASQSTLPKGVTLANWDIGNMKMTEVVAAYHQQIERLNAKKILLHINAPKPVEKVVTMKQLGVTFEESGLIQEMKKLTEGNLWDRVKYRYTMPKQWNLVVKWDDTALLKQFDAAWEKKYMGESVNAVRIISPQDEISYMPDQSAYRIDWARTKQDIEKWIPREFLGEKDAEQTAKVEFSLKEMPAKITLDALKAEGVERKIMEFKTSFATSAEGRVYNVTAAAKTLNNTILKPGDVFDYGKIIAATEKKYGFREAPVIFQGKLIPGIGGGICQVSSTLYNAVIRTGLQIVERRNHSLPVSYLPIGQDATFSEGNINFRFKNTTGKTLIIRAEAVNKELTVKLFGTMDKNTRYDISSSTVKVLEPPIKYVVDTNLPEGGQEILSEGKQGYIVETYQTLTKNGKVIEKKRISRDTYMPQPMLVAVNNGGEVANPKSNEDTKEILEDGIS; this is encoded by the coding sequence ATGAAACGGATTCATATCGGGTTTATAGTCGTAGCATTTATTGCATTGGTTGGCGTTGGGACATGGGGATGGCTGCATAGCTATGCCTCGCAATCCACCTTGCCGAAGGGCGTCACTCTCGCCAATTGGGACATCGGTAACATGAAGATGACGGAAGTCGTGGCAGCGTACCATCAGCAAATTGAGCGGCTCAATGCCAAAAAAATATTACTTCACATCAATGCCCCAAAACCTGTCGAAAAGGTGGTCACCATGAAGCAGCTGGGTGTGACGTTCGAAGAATCGGGATTGATACAAGAAATGAAGAAACTAACGGAGGGAAATCTGTGGGACCGCGTGAAATACCGCTACACCATGCCTAAACAATGGAATCTCGTCGTCAAGTGGGATGACACCGCCTTGCTGAAGCAATTCGATGCCGCTTGGGAGAAAAAATATATGGGGGAGTCCGTGAATGCGGTCAGGATTATTAGTCCTCAAGATGAAATCAGCTATATGCCAGACCAGTCCGCCTATCGCATTGATTGGGCACGAACCAAACAAGATATCGAGAAATGGATTCCGCGCGAATTCCTCGGTGAGAAAGATGCGGAGCAGACGGCAAAAGTCGAATTCAGCCTCAAGGAAATGCCTGCCAAAATCACGCTGGATGCCCTTAAAGCAGAAGGTGTCGAACGTAAAATTATGGAGTTCAAAACAAGCTTCGCCACGAGCGCAGAAGGACGCGTATACAATGTGACGGCCGCCGCCAAGACGCTGAACAATACCATCCTCAAGCCGGGCGACGTGTTCGATTACGGCAAGATAATTGCAGCAACCGAGAAGAAATACGGATTCCGTGAAGCGCCGGTCATTTTCCAGGGCAAGCTGATTCCCGGCATCGGGGGCGGAATCTGCCAAGTATCCAGCACCTTGTATAATGCCGTCATCCGTACAGGTCTCCAGATTGTCGAGCGGCGCAACCATTCGCTGCCTGTCAGCTATTTGCCGATTGGGCAGGATGCGACATTCTCTGAAGGCAATATTAACTTCCGATTCAAGAACACAACCGGCAAAACGCTGATTATCCGCGCAGAAGCCGTCAATAAAGAACTGACCGTCAAACTCTTCGGGACGATGGATAAAAATACACGCTACGATATCAGCTCAAGTACGGTGAAAGTGCTTGAGCCGCCGATAAAATATGTCGTCGATACGAACCTGCCGGAGGGCGGTCAGGAAATTCTCTCCGAGGGCAAACAGGGCTATATTGTCGAGACCTACCAGACGCTGACGAAAAACGGGAAGGTCATCGAGAAGAAACGGATCTCCCGTGATACGTATATGCCTCAGCCGATGCTCGTCGCCGTCAATAACGGCGGAGAAGTAGCCAACCCGAAGTCCAATGAGGATACAAAAGAGATTCTGGAGGATGGCATCTCATAA